A window of the Bacteroides thetaiotaomicron VPI-5482 genome harbors these coding sequences:
- a CDS encoding sugar phosphate nucleotidyltransferase, which produces MHSVNEFKEKPNLETAKKYLVAGNYFWNTGILVWSANTITECISKYKPSIVEEMDAIIASEVSEISKVREIFPNVEKVSVVYAVMEPVSCIKGWYGIYSSC; this is translated from the coding sequence ATTCATAGCGTAAATGAATTCAAGGAGAAGCCAAACCTTGAAACAGCAAAGAAATATCTTGTTGCTGGCAATTATTTTTGGAATACAGGTATATTGGTATGGAGTGCCAATACCATTACAGAATGCATTAGTAAGTATAAACCAAGTATTGTAGAGGAGATGGATGCTATTATTGCCTCAGAAGTTTCAGAAATTTCAAAGGTTCGAGAGATTTTTCCGAATGTAGAAAAGGTCTCTGTTGTTTATGCAGTCATGGAGCCTGTATCCTGTATCAAAGGTTGGTATGGTATATATTCATCCTGCTGA
- a CDS encoding sugar transferase yields the protein MKRLFDIVASGIGLVLLGPLFLVLAIWIKMDSKGPVFYRQVRVGKNNKNFRILKFRSMHVGADKGSLVTIGGRDSRITRSGYYIRKYKFDEIPQLINVLIGDMSLVGPRPEVRYYVNYWTSEQMHVLDVRPGITDPASIKFRNENELMEKAEAPEDYYINVIMQEKIKLYLEYVENASFWYDIKLIFMTFKVIITER from the coding sequence ATGAAACGATTATTTGATATAGTAGCGAGTGGAATTGGGCTTGTGCTGTTGGGCCCATTGTTTTTAGTCCTTGCCATTTGGATCAAGATGGATTCAAAAGGCCCTGTGTTCTATCGTCAGGTGCGTGTAGGCAAGAACAATAAGAATTTCCGTATTTTAAAGTTTCGTTCCATGCATGTAGGGGCGGACAAAGGATCATTGGTGACTATTGGTGGGCGTGATTCTCGGATTACACGCTCTGGGTATTACATCCGCAAATATAAGTTTGATGAAATACCTCAATTAATCAATGTGCTTATCGGCGACATGAGTTTGGTAGGCCCTCGTCCTGAGGTTCGCTATTATGTGAATTATTGGACTTCAGAGCAGATGCACGTGTTGGATGTACGTCCAGGTATTACAGATCCTGCAAGTATCAAGTTCCGTAATGAGAATGAACTGATGGAAAAGGCTGAGGCCCCAGAGGATTACTACATCAATGTGATTATGCAGGAGAAGATCAAGCTTTACCTGGAGTATGTTGAGAACGCTAGTTTTTGGTATGACATTAAGCTGATCTTTATGACATTCAAAGTGATAATTACTGAAAGATAA
- a CDS encoding DegT/DnrJ/EryC1/StrS family aminotransferase: MSTDFKKRNVFFSPPDMTETETRLVVEAIMSGWITTGPKTKEFEKKISAYVHTDKTVCLNSATAAMELALRLIGVGPEDEVIVPAYTYTASASVTQHVGCHLVMVDSNEENQQMDLQKLAEAITERTKVIVPVDLGGVVCEYDKILEILEQKKGLFRPTNELQKKIGRVIISSDCAHAFGSEWKGKMAGEIGDFSSFSFHAVKNLTTAEGGALTWHLPFGNEPIIMDIDTTIPVFEGETWNEFLYRKCQLFSLHGQNKDALAKTKLGSWEYDVIGPWYKCNMTDIMASLGLAQMERYDTMLQKRQKYVERFNEAFKELNVAVLDHKGAEHCSSHHLYIIRLLGKTREQVNDVITKMAERGIATNVHYKPLPMMTAYKTLGFDIKNFPNAYKMFENTMTLPLNTKMTEEDVEYVIENFVDIVKSL; the protein is encoded by the coding sequence ATGAGTACTGATTTTAAAAAAAGGAACGTGTTTTTCAGTCCTCCAGATATGACGGAAACTGAAACGAGATTGGTAGTAGAGGCTATCATGAGTGGTTGGATTACTACTGGTCCTAAGACAAAAGAATTTGAGAAGAAGATTTCGGCATACGTACATACTGATAAGACTGTATGTCTGAATTCTGCAACAGCTGCTATGGAACTTGCGCTTCGTCTGATTGGAGTGGGGCCTGAGGATGAGGTAATTGTGCCTGCATATACTTATACGGCTAGTGCAAGTGTGACTCAGCATGTGGGGTGCCACTTAGTGATGGTAGATAGCAACGAGGAAAACCAGCAGATGGATCTACAAAAGTTGGCTGAGGCTATCACAGAACGTACTAAGGTGATTGTGCCTGTTGATCTAGGTGGTGTGGTATGTGAGTATGACAAGATTTTGGAGATCCTTGAGCAGAAGAAGGGTTTGTTCCGTCCTACTAATGAATTACAGAAGAAGATTGGGCGTGTGATAATCAGTTCGGATTGTGCTCACGCTTTTGGTAGCGAGTGGAAAGGTAAGATGGCTGGTGAGATTGGAGACTTCTCTTCCTTCAGTTTCCATGCTGTTAAGAATTTGACTACGGCAGAAGGTGGCGCACTTACTTGGCATCTACCATTTGGAAACGAACCTATAATAATGGATATAGATACTACTATTCCTGTCTTCGAGGGAGAGACATGGAATGAATTTCTGTACCGCAAGTGCCAGTTGTTCAGTCTCCATGGACAGAACAAGGATGCTTTGGCAAAAACTAAGCTCGGATCATGGGAGTATGATGTGATTGGCCCTTGGTATAAATGTAATATGACCGACATCATGGCTTCGCTTGGTTTGGCTCAGATGGAGCGTTACGATACAATGCTTCAGAAACGTCAAAAGTATGTAGAGCGTTTCAATGAGGCTTTTAAGGAACTGAATGTGGCTGTTCTCGACCATAAAGGGGCTGAGCATTGTTCAAGTCATCACCTTTACATCATCCGTTTGTTAGGCAAGACTCGTGAGCAGGTGAACGATGTTATCACTAAGATGGCAGAACGTGGCATCGCTACCAACGTGCACTACAAGCCGCTACCTATGATGACTGCCTATAAGACTCTCGGTTTCGACATTAAGAACTTTCCCAATGCCTACAAGATGTTCGAGAATACAATGACACTTCCACTTAACACTAAGATGACAGAGGAGGATGTAGAGTATGTTATCGAGAACTTCGTAGATATCGTAAAGTCCCTCTAA
- a CDS encoding polysaccharide biosynthesis/export family protein: protein MLNALQAQTEVSIYQYENTGEAVTCLAGKLEEVIYGGVNKIYNYSIKNNRKKYMKKMKQLGYCLLVAFLLTACQSYKKVPYLQDAEVVLYSTQNEQLYDAKIMPKDLLTIVVSCTSPELAAPFNLTVATQNNMALNYATTQPVLQQYLVDNEGNINFPVLGELHVGGLTKKATEQMIVERLKPYIKETPIVTVRMVNYKISVIGEVARPGTFTISNEKVNILEALAMAGDMTVYGLRDDVKLIRENANGKQEIIPLDLNKAETILSPYYYLQQNDIIYVTPNKAKARNSDIGTSTSLWFSATSILVSIASLLFNILK, encoded by the coding sequence ATGCTGAATGCTTTGCAGGCACAAACGGAAGTGTCTATTTATCAATATGAAAATACTGGAGAAGCTGTAACGTGTCTTGCAGGTAAATTGGAAGAAGTTATCTATGGAGGAGTAAATAAAATTTATAATTATAGTATTAAAAACAATAGAAAGAAATATATGAAGAAAATGAAACAACTAGGCTATTGCCTATTGGTAGCTTTTCTGTTAACAGCCTGCCAGTCTTACAAAAAAGTACCTTACTTGCAGGATGCAGAAGTAGTACTGTATAGTACCCAGAATGAACAACTGTACGATGCAAAGATTATGCCAAAGGATTTGTTAACCATTGTGGTGTCATGTACTAGTCCAGAATTGGCGGCGCCTTTCAATTTGACTGTTGCAACGCAGAATAATATGGCTTTGAATTATGCCACCACTCAGCCAGTCTTACAACAGTACTTGGTGGATAATGAAGGTAATATCAATTTTCCAGTGTTGGGTGAACTACATGTGGGTGGATTAACGAAGAAAGCAACAGAGCAAATGATTGTGGAAAGGCTGAAACCTTATATAAAAGAAACTCCTATTGTAACAGTACGTATGGTGAATTATAAGATTTCCGTAATCGGCGAAGTTGCCCGTCCTGGTACGTTCACGATTTCTAATGAAAAAGTGAACATTCTGGAAGCTTTAGCTATGGCAGGAGATATGACTGTATACGGTTTGCGTGATGATGTTAAGCTGATACGGGAGAACGCCAATGGTAAGCAGGAAATTATTCCGTTGGACCTGAATAAGGCGGAGACTATTCTTTCTCCTTATTATTATTTGCAGCAGAATGATATCATCTACGTGACGCCTAATAAAGCGAAAGCACGAAATTCGGATATCGGAACTAGTACAAGCTTGTGGTTCTCTGCTACTTCAATCCTTGTTTCTATTGCCAGTTTATTGTTTAACATCTTGAAATAA
- a CDS encoding GumC family protein, whose protein sequence is MKEENQNVKERELTEDQIDFRALLFKYIIHWPWFVGAVLLCFVGAWFYLHWATPIYNISATVLIKDEKKGGGAGLSSELEDMGLSGVMTSSKNIDNELEVLRSKTLVKEVVNQLGLYITYKDEDEFPAKGLYKTSPVQVSLTSQEAEELNVPMMVEMTLQPEGSMDVNVTVGEKGYQKHFEKLPAIFPTDEGTLAFFQAADSVTLQDGTKVPRIEKNIRHITATINKPMRVAKDYCKNLSIAPTSKTTSVAVISLKNSSLQRGQDFINQLLEMYNRNTNNDKNEIAQKTAEFIDERIGIISKELGSTEANLESFKRDAGITDLTSEAQIALAGNAEYEKKSVENRTQISLVNDLRKYLRGNEYEVLPSNVGLQDAALIGAIERYNEMLIERKRLLRTSTENNPTIVNLDTSIRAMKANVQATLEGTLQGLMITKESLDREASRYSRRISNAPGQERAYVSIARQQEIKAGLYLMLLQKREENAIALAATANNAKIIDEAIADDIPVSPKRSMIYLIALMLGVGIPVGIIYLIELTKFKIEGRADVEKLTSVPVVGDIPLTDEKNDKNGSIAVFENKNNLMSETFRNIRTNLQFMLDNDQKVILVTSTVSGEGKSFVSSNLAISLSLLGKKVVIVGLDIRKPGLNKVFQLSNKERGITQYLSNPETDLMELVQPSDVNKNLFILPGGTVPPNPTELLARNGLDRAIETLKKNFDYVILDTAPIGMVTDTLLIGRVADLSVYVCRADYTHKAEYTLINELSFEKKLPNLCTVINGVDLKKRKYGYYYGYGKYGKHYGYGKRYGYGYGYGQDTKR, encoded by the coding sequence ATGAAGGAAGAAAATCAAAACGTGAAGGAACGTGAATTGACTGAGGATCAGATTGATTTCCGAGCGCTTCTTTTTAAGTATATTATTCATTGGCCCTGGTTTGTAGGGGCAGTGTTGCTATGTTTTGTTGGCGCGTGGTTTTATTTGCATTGGGCTACCCCCATTTATAATATTTCCGCCACTGTTCTCATAAAAGACGAGAAGAAGGGTGGAGGTGCAGGACTTTCTTCGGAATTGGAGGATATGGGGTTAAGTGGTGTGATGACTTCTTCTAAAAATATTGATAACGAGTTGGAAGTTTTACGTTCGAAAACACTCGTAAAAGAGGTTGTTAATCAGTTGGGATTGTATATAACTTATAAAGATGAGGATGAATTTCCTGCTAAAGGTTTATATAAGACTTCTCCGGTGCAGGTGAGTCTGACATCTCAGGAGGCTGAAGAATTGAATGTACCAATGATGGTGGAGATGACCTTACAGCCTGAAGGTAGTATGGATGTGAATGTGACTGTAGGTGAGAAGGGTTATCAGAAGCATTTTGAGAAGTTGCCTGCTATCTTTCCGACTGATGAAGGCACGCTGGCCTTCTTTCAGGCGGCTGATTCGGTAACTTTACAGGATGGAACGAAAGTTCCTCGGATAGAGAAGAATATACGCCATATAACTGCGACAATAAACAAACCGATGAGAGTGGCAAAAGACTATTGTAAAAACTTGTCTATTGCCCCTACTTCTAAGACTACTTCTGTAGCCGTAATTTCGTTGAAGAACTCCAGTTTGCAGCGTGGACAGGACTTTATCAACCAGTTGCTTGAAATGTATAATCGCAATACGAACAATGATAAAAACGAAATCGCTCAGAAGACGGCGGAATTTATTGATGAACGTATTGGCATTATCTCAAAAGAATTGGGTAGTACGGAAGCTAATTTGGAATCTTTCAAGCGTGATGCAGGTATCACGGATTTGACGAGTGAAGCTCAGATAGCCTTAGCTGGTAATGCTGAGTATGAAAAGAAGAGCGTAGAGAACCGTACTCAAATCAGTTTGGTGAATGACTTGCGTAAGTATTTGCGAGGCAATGAATACGAAGTCTTGCCGAGTAATGTAGGTTTACAGGATGCTGCCTTGATTGGAGCCATTGAACGTTATAACGAAATGCTTATTGAGCGTAAACGCTTGCTACGCACATCAACAGAAAATAATCCCACGATTGTGAATCTAGATACGAGTATCCGTGCTATGAAAGCCAATGTACAGGCTACCCTTGAAGGAACCTTGCAGGGACTGATGATTACCAAAGAGAGCCTTGACCGTGAAGCGAGTCGTTATTCCCGTCGTATCAGCAACGCTCCGGGTCAGGAACGTGCTTATGTGAGTATTGCCCGTCAGCAGGAGATCAAGGCAGGATTGTATCTGATGTTGTTACAGAAACGTGAAGAGAATGCTATTGCGCTTGCTGCCACTGCGAATAATGCGAAGATCATTGATGAAGCGATAGCTGATGATATCCCGGTATCTCCCAAACGCTCTATGATCTATTTGATTGCATTGATGCTTGGTGTTGGAATTCCGGTTGGTATCATCTACTTGATTGAACTGACGAAATTCAAGATCGAAGGTCGTGCCGATGTGGAGAAACTAACGAGTGTTCCTGTTGTCGGTGATATTCCATTAACTGATGAGAAGAATGATAAGAATGGTTCTATCGCTGTCTTCGAGAACAAGAATAATCTGATGAGTGAAACCTTCCGTAATATTCGAACCAATCTTCAGTTTATGCTCGATAATGATCAGAAGGTTATCCTTGTGACCTCGACTGTCAGTGGTGAAGGAAAATCGTTTGTTTCGTCGAACCTGGCTATCAGTCTTTCTCTTTTGGGAAAGAAAGTGGTGATTGTCGGACTCGATATTCGTAAGCCGGGGTTGAATAAAGTATTCCAGCTCTCTAATAAGGAGAGAGGTATTACTCAGTATCTTTCCAATCCTGAGACGGATTTGATGGAACTTGTTCAACCTTCTGATGTGAATAAGAATCTGTTTATTCTTCCGGGTGGTACTGTTCCTCCTAATCCAACGGAACTGTTGGCTCGTAACGGTCTGGACAGAGCGATAGAAACCTTGAAGAAGAACTTCGATTATGTCATCCTTGATACTGCTCCTATCGGCATGGTAACGGATACCTTATTAATAGGTCGTGTAGCAGACTTGTCAGTTTACGTATGCCGTGCTGACTACACTCATAAGGCAGAATATACATTGATCAATGAACTGTCTTTTGAGAAGAAGCTGCCTAATCTTTGTACCGTCATCAACGGCGTAGACCTGAAGAAGCGAAAATATGGTTATTACTACGGCTACGGTAAGTATGGCAAACACTACGGCTATGGTAAACGTTATGGTTACGGCTATGGATATGGTCAAGATACAAAAAGATAA
- a CDS encoding HU family DNA-binding protein: MSVIYKVVTRPSDPRVPNSPKKYYPHLITLGQSVNLKYIAQKMQGYSSLSIGDIKSVIQNFVEKMKEQLLEGKSVNIEGLGVFMLTACSKGADAAKDVNAKSVDSVRIFFQANKELRITKTATRADEKLDLISLDEYLKKLNASVTPNDPDDGENGGGGNEGGDEEAPDPTV; this comes from the coding sequence ATGAGTGTAATTTACAAAGTTGTTACGCGACCATCTGACCCGCGTGTTCCCAATTCTCCCAAGAAATATTATCCGCATCTGATCACTTTAGGTCAGTCTGTCAATCTGAAATATATTGCGCAGAAAATGCAGGGCTATTCTTCTTTATCCATCGGTGATATCAAGAGTGTGATTCAGAATTTTGTGGAGAAAATGAAAGAGCAACTTCTGGAAGGTAAGTCTGTGAATATCGAAGGCTTGGGTGTATTTATGCTGACTGCTTGTTCGAAAGGGGCGGATGCAGCGAAAGATGTCAATGCTAAAAGTGTGGATAGCGTACGCATCTTCTTTCAGGCGAATAAGGAACTGCGTATCACGAAGACGGCTACCCGTGCAGATGAAAAACTGGATTTGATCAGTCTGGATGAATATCTGAAGAAGTTGAATGCCTCTGTGACTCCGAATGATCCGGATGATGGTGAAAATGGCGGTGGTGGAAATGAAGGAGGAGATGAGGAAGCCCCGGATCCGACTGTATAA
- a CDS encoding smalltalk protein: MKKTWSVVLKVIIAVAGAIAGVLGVQAASL, encoded by the coding sequence ATGAAGAAAACTTGGAGTGTAGTTTTGAAAGTAATCATTGCTGTAGCCGGTGCGATTGCCGGAGTACTGGGAGTACAGGCTGCATCATTGTAA
- a CDS encoding SoxR reducing system RseC family protein, with the protein MTNNTIKHLGIVENIQGSHLSVRIVQTSACAACSAKGHCSSADSKDKIIDITDVTAASYQVGERVMVIGETSMGMMAVTLAFIIPFVLLIVSLFAWMALIGNELYAALLSLAVLIPYYFVLWLNKTRMKQHFSFTIKPINN; encoded by the coding sequence ATGACGAATAATACTATAAAGCATCTAGGTATTGTGGAAAACATACAGGGTTCTCATCTGTCGGTGAGAATCGTTCAGACGTCGGCTTGTGCGGCTTGTAGCGCAAAAGGACACTGTTCTTCGGCGGATAGTAAAGACAAAATCATAGATATAACGGATGTTACAGCTGCTTCCTATCAGGTAGGAGAGCGGGTGATGGTGATCGGCGAAACGTCGATGGGCATGATGGCTGTAACCCTTGCATTCATAATTCCTTTTGTACTTCTGATTGTTTCCCTGTTCGCATGGATGGCGTTGATAGGGAATGAACTGTATGCGGCTCTTCTTTCTCTGGCAGTTCTTATTCCTTATTATTTCGTATTGTGGCTCAATAAAACGCGAATGAAACAACATTTTTCATTTACTATAAAACCAATAAATAACTAA
- a CDS encoding Fe-S cluster domain-containing protein gives MNLILIAVISLGAIALVLAAILYVASKKFAVYEDPRIAQVGEVLPQANCGGCGYPGCSGFADACVKAGSLDGKFCPVGGQPVMAQIADILGLAATEAEPMVAVVRCNGSCANRPRINQYDGAKSCAIAASLYGGETGCSYGCLGCGDCVAACQFDAIHMNPETGLPEVDEAKCTACGACVKACPKAIIEIRPQGKKSRRVYISCVNKDKGAVARKACTVSCIGCGKCVKTCPFEAITLENNLAYIDPNKCKSCRKCVEVCPQNTIIELNFPPRKPKAEEAPKTVAAEAPKVTE, from the coding sequence ATGAATTTGATTCTGATTGCAGTGATTTCATTGGGAGCTATAGCGCTCGTGCTGGCCGCTATTCTTTATGTAGCTTCCAAGAAATTTGCCGTGTATGAAGACCCGCGGATTGCCCAGGTGGGGGAAGTGTTGCCCCAGGCAAACTGTGGTGGATGTGGCTATCCTGGTTGTAGCGGATTTGCCGATGCTTGCGTCAAAGCCGGTTCGCTGGATGGTAAATTCTGCCCTGTAGGCGGTCAGCCTGTCATGGCACAAATTGCTGATATTCTCGGACTGGCAGCTACTGAAGCTGAACCGATGGTAGCAGTAGTAAGATGTAACGGAAGCTGTGCCAACCGTCCGCGTATTAATCAATACGACGGTGCGAAGAGTTGCGCTATTGCCGCTTCATTGTATGGTGGAGAAACAGGTTGTAGCTACGGATGCCTCGGATGTGGCGACTGTGTGGCTGCCTGCCAGTTCGATGCTATCCACATGAATCCTGAAACGGGACTTCCGGAAGTGGATGAAGCCAAATGTACAGCTTGTGGCGCTTGTGTAAAGGCTTGTCCGAAGGCGATCATCGAGATTCGTCCGCAAGGCAAGAAATCACGCCGTGTGTACATCTCTTGTGTGAACAAAGACAAGGGAGCCGTAGCACGTAAGGCTTGTACAGTGAGCTGTATCGGCTGTGGTAAGTGTGTCAAGACTTGTCCGTTCGAAGCCATTACGCTGGAGAACAACCTGGCTTACATCGATCCGAACAAGTGTAAATCATGTCGTAAGTGCGTGGAAGTTTGTCCGCAGAACACAATTATCGAGCTGAACTTCCCTCCACGTAAACCGAAGGCGGAAGAAGCACCGAAAACAGTTGCTGCAGAAGCTCCGAAGGTAACAGAATAA
- the rsxC gene encoding electron transport complex subunit RsxC, which produces MLKTFSIGGVHPHENKLSAHQPIITAEVPAKAVILLGQHIGAPAKPIVAKGDMVKVGTKIAEPAGFVSAAIHSSVSGKVAKIDTVVDASGYAKPAIFIDVEGDEWEETIDRSKTLVKECELSSEEIVKKIADAGIVGLGGACFPTQVKLCPPPSFKAECVIINAVECEPYLTADHQLMLEHAEEVMVGVSILMKAVKVNKAFIGIENNKPDAIELMTKVASSYAGIEVVPLKVKYPQGGEKQLIDAITKRQVASGALPISTGAVVQNVGTAFAVYEAVQKNKPLFERVITVTGKSVAKPSNFLARIGTPMKQLIDACGGLPEDTGKVIGGGPMMGKALMNIEVPTAKGSSGILIMNQKEAKRGEAQTCIRCAKCVSACPMGLEPYLLGALSENGDFETMEKERIMDCIECGSCQFTCPANRPLLDYCRLGKGKVGAMIRARQAKK; this is translated from the coding sequence ATGTTAAAGACATTTTCAATTGGTGGAGTTCATCCACACGAAAATAAATTGTCGGCACATCAACCTATCATCACAGCGGAAGTTCCTGCAAAGGCAGTTATTCTGTTGGGGCAGCACATTGGCGCACCTGCCAAACCGATAGTAGCAAAAGGTGATATGGTGAAGGTAGGCACGAAGATTGCCGAACCTGCCGGCTTCGTTTCGGCAGCAATTCACTCTTCTGTCAGTGGAAAAGTGGCGAAGATTGATACAGTAGTCGATGCGAGCGGTTATGCAAAACCTGCTATCTTTATTGATGTAGAAGGCGACGAATGGGAAGAAACCATTGACCGTAGCAAGACACTGGTCAAAGAATGTGAGCTTTCGTCCGAAGAAATCGTGAAGAAGATTGCCGATGCCGGTATCGTAGGTTTGGGTGGTGCTTGTTTCCCTACACAGGTGAAACTTTGTCCGCCTCCTTCGTTCAAGGCAGAATGTGTGATTATCAATGCGGTGGAATGTGAACCGTATCTGACTGCCGACCATCAGCTGATGCTGGAACACGCGGAAGAAGTCATGGTAGGTGTCTCCATTCTGATGAAAGCCGTGAAGGTAAATAAGGCATTTATCGGAATTGAGAATAACAAGCCGGATGCTATTGAACTGATGACGAAAGTTGCTTCCAGTTATGCAGGCATCGAAGTTGTTCCTTTGAAAGTGAAATATCCTCAGGGTGGTGAGAAACAGCTGATTGATGCGATTACCAAACGCCAGGTGGCAAGTGGTGCGCTGCCTATCTCTACTGGGGCAGTTGTGCAGAATGTGGGTACGGCATTTGCTGTTTATGAAGCTGTTCAGAAAAATAAACCGTTGTTTGAGCGTGTGATTACCGTAACTGGTAAGTCTGTGGCCAAACCTTCCAACTTCCTGGCGCGTATCGGTACACCGATGAAACAGCTGATTGATGCTTGTGGCGGTCTGCCGGAGGATACGGGAAAAGTGATCGGTGGCGGTCCGATGATGGGTAAGGCTCTGATGAATATCGAAGTTCCTACCGCAAAAGGCAGTTCCGGTATCCTGATTATGAATCAGAAGGAAGCCAAACGTGGTGAAGCACAAACCTGTATCCGTTGTGCAAAGTGTGTGAGCGCTTGTCCGATGGGACTGGAGCCGTACTTGCTCGGAGCTTTGTCCGAAAACGGAGATTTTGAAACAATGGAAAAAGAAAGAATCATGGATTGTATCGAGTGCGGTTCCTGTCAGTTCACTTGTCCTGCCAACCGTCCGCTGCTTGATTACTGCCGCTTGGGTAAGGGTAAAGTAGGAGCTATGATTCGTGCACGTCAAGCTAAAAAATAA